A single Pseudoalteromonas rubra DNA region contains:
- a CDS encoding DEAD/DEAH box helicase — translation MSSQLSKEQLLALFEEIKQEQSTQFPLSERFLKQYFNAALLSKAKQYLHDEQICFLEHSEDFTKIDAQVMGNFGNTFTQHIKIEQVKGTPSVEAQCTCSNNPKCRHIAAVLLKLKIDHSGGFGESYLVNDWFNELAQLQQANDLDVTNVLLFVLESRGNELLVNPKTTPQKPDGVYPLGRALTEHQLNSQVPPKDILESDFRLFSWIRSQNTPGHFELSGSWGFSALQQLVQSKRCFYQSSRKPLTFGHKQHLEFDWEQERDEYRLTSHLTGVEQWQLIKTDPPVYLDTENMVLGRIESELSAQEIAHLHTMPLINATKIEAVIKRFQDVFADNIVPPPQGHEHLVNKDKLVAKLSIEPGAPLKLALSLLDKEGRYSKAKQLNRCEKMLNGLGFSAQQNHFVLPHDDDVTYHWFNSEVRPYLQSKLWQVDELQGGRPVLTPKVTLVLKRDKKHHVIGRVLFDDKLVTLDWDKVPSHEVNSLANVYQYINIAEQFYAIPKAVYDELLQLKARFSYYLSSSQFKFPLSYASKLFDLTAVQSVSDDPRLLDYLEELSRPETTDAKGVSGTGEYFTLRDYQVQGVDWLRFLNRHQLGGILADDMGLGKTLQVIAYFISQHNTLVTKPSLIVCPTSLVGNWQNEFRRFAPHLPLLTVHGAQRDKQLNQVANARFIITTYPLLKRDLAHYSELEFDSIVLDEAQYIKNETAQISKCVKQLSAEFKLCLSGTPVENNLLELKSLLDFVMPDVLGTKQQFKHYFQHPIEKENDTRRAKELQSLIAPFILRRTKSEVVRELPAKTELVKKLEFSGDQADMYHQVQAKVESSLLDLFKEQGVERSKLAFLDALLKLRQICCHPSLVDKTRSFNSAKFDWLSGHLPIFLEEGRKVIIFSQFTSVLDMIASHCDGLNIPFTMLTGQTRQRDKVIAKFTEGEVDVFLISLKAGGTGLNLTQADTVIHFDPWWNPAVENQATDRAYRIGQDKPVFVYKLIIANSIEQKVYQMQKDKQALVDALFADAGVNLTQFNEAQMLEMIKN, via the coding sequence ATGTCTTCGCAGTTATCTAAAGAGCAACTTCTAGCACTATTTGAGGAAATTAAGCAGGAACAATCGACTCAGTTTCCATTGTCAGAGCGATTCCTCAAACAGTATTTTAATGCTGCCTTGTTAAGCAAGGCCAAACAGTATTTGCACGACGAGCAGATCTGCTTTTTAGAGCACTCTGAAGATTTTACAAAAATTGACGCTCAGGTCATGGGCAATTTTGGCAACACCTTCACTCAGCATATTAAGATTGAACAAGTCAAGGGTACCCCATCCGTAGAGGCACAATGTACGTGTTCTAACAATCCGAAGTGTCGTCATATCGCAGCAGTATTGCTTAAGTTAAAAATTGATCATTCAGGCGGCTTTGGTGAGTCTTATCTGGTCAATGATTGGTTTAATGAGCTGGCTCAACTACAACAGGCCAATGATCTTGATGTAACCAACGTATTGTTATTTGTGCTTGAATCACGTGGAAATGAGTTGTTGGTTAATCCTAAGACCACACCACAAAAACCGGATGGAGTATATCCGCTCGGTCGTGCACTCACCGAACATCAACTAAACAGCCAGGTGCCGCCAAAGGATATATTGGAGAGCGATTTCAGATTATTTTCTTGGATCCGCTCGCAAAATACACCCGGTCACTTCGAACTCTCCGGGAGTTGGGGATTTTCTGCGTTGCAGCAGTTAGTGCAGAGTAAGCGTTGTTTCTATCAAAGCAGTCGTAAGCCTCTGACATTTGGCCACAAGCAGCATCTGGAGTTTGATTGGGAACAGGAGCGAGACGAATATCGCCTCACCAGTCATTTAACCGGAGTAGAACAGTGGCAACTGATAAAAACCGATCCGCCTGTTTATCTGGATACTGAGAATATGGTTTTGGGGCGAATTGAATCTGAGTTAAGTGCTCAGGAAATTGCGCATTTGCATACCATGCCGCTTATCAACGCGACAAAGATTGAAGCAGTGATAAAACGCTTTCAGGATGTCTTCGCCGATAACATAGTCCCACCGCCTCAGGGGCACGAACACCTGGTAAACAAAGATAAATTGGTTGCTAAATTGAGCATTGAGCCTGGTGCCCCGTTGAAGCTGGCATTGTCTCTGCTCGATAAAGAAGGCCGTTATTCAAAAGCCAAACAACTGAATCGTTGTGAAAAAATGCTGAATGGGCTTGGGTTTTCAGCACAGCAAAACCACTTTGTACTGCCACATGATGATGATGTTACATATCATTGGTTTAATAGCGAAGTCCGCCCCTACCTGCAAAGTAAGCTATGGCAGGTTGATGAACTACAAGGCGGCCGTCCGGTATTAACCCCAAAAGTGACCTTGGTGCTTAAACGGGATAAAAAACATCATGTTATTGGCCGTGTGTTGTTCGATGACAAACTGGTTACGCTTGATTGGGACAAAGTACCGTCTCATGAAGTGAATTCTCTGGCTAATGTTTACCAGTACATCAATATCGCAGAACAATTTTATGCTATCCCTAAAGCGGTTTACGATGAATTATTACAGCTTAAAGCCCGGTTTAGCTATTACCTTTCAAGCTCCCAGTTCAAGTTCCCGCTCTCCTACGCAAGTAAGCTGTTTGATCTCACGGCAGTTCAAAGTGTATCAGACGATCCGCGTCTGCTTGATTACCTGGAGGAGCTGAGTAGACCTGAGACGACTGACGCTAAGGGAGTATCTGGCACGGGTGAATATTTCACGCTACGTGATTATCAGGTTCAGGGCGTTGATTGGTTAAGGTTCCTGAACCGACATCAGCTTGGGGGGATCCTTGCCGACGACATGGGTCTGGGCAAAACCCTCCAGGTGATTGCTTATTTCATTTCCCAGCACAACACTCTGGTGACAAAACCTTCTCTGATAGTGTGTCCAACCAGTTTGGTCGGTAACTGGCAAAACGAATTCCGTCGCTTTGCGCCCCATCTTCCCTTGTTGACGGTGCATGGTGCTCAGCGCGACAAACAACTCAACCAGGTGGCTAACGCACGGTTTATCATTACCACTTACCCGTTACTAAAGCGCGACTTGGCGCACTATTCCGAGCTGGAGTTTGACTCTATTGTGCTCGACGAAGCGCAGTATATCAAAAATGAGACGGCGCAAATCTCCAAGTGTGTTAAACAACTGTCCGCGGAGTTTAAGCTGTGTCTCAGTGGTACTCCTGTTGAGAATAATTTGCTCGAACTTAAATCGCTGCTCGACTTTGTGATGCCAGATGTACTGGGTACAAAACAACAATTTAAGCATTATTTTCAGCATCCCATTGAGAAAGAAAATGATACCCGGCGCGCGAAAGAGCTACAGTCTCTGATTGCGCCTTTTATTTTGCGTCGGACGAAGTCTGAGGTTGTGCGTGAGTTGCCAGCGAAAACAGAGTTGGTTAAGAAGCTTGAATTTAGCGGTGATCAGGCTGATATGTACCACCAGGTTCAGGCTAAAGTTGAGTCTAGTTTACTTGATTTGTTCAAAGAGCAAGGTGTAGAGCGCAGCAAACTGGCTTTTTTGGATGCATTATTAAAGCTTCGTCAGATCTGCTGTCATCCAAGCCTCGTAGACAAAACGCGCTCATTTAACAGTGCAAAGTTCGATTGGTTGTCTGGCCACTTACCGATTTTCCTCGAAGAAGGTCGTAAGGTGATTATTTTCAGCCAGTTTACCAGTGTACTCGATATGATAGCCAGCCATTGTGACGGGTTAAACATCCCGTTCACTATGCTTACGGGGCAAACGCGCCAGCGGGACAAGGTGATTGCAAAGTTCACTGAAGGAGAGGTCGATGTTTTCCTGATCAGCCTAAAAGCGGGTGGAACGGGTCTGAACCTGACTCAGGCAGATACTGTGATCCATTTTGATCCCTGGTGGAACCCTGCCGTTGAGAATCAGGCAACAGACAGAGCCTATCGAATTGGCCAGGATAAGCCTGTATTCGTCTATAAGCTGATCATTGCTAACTCGATTGAGCAGAAGGTCTATCAAATGCAAAAAGACAAGCAGGCGTTGGTCGATGCATTATTTGCCGATGCTGGAGTGAATTTGACCCAGTTCAATGAAGCGCAAATGCTCGAAATGATAAAAAACTAA
- a CDS encoding transcriptional regulator, translating to MARKRKNDTRIDPFATPVEGSSLDDLLDQAKVGDVITMPAPSDPNRTITLICKVIKHNEIDQITKVYGDNRRDQTLLNERSVADILPAIQSDKRNLHPALCWEKGSVHEVLSGSRRRKACLLGGADYVILTSADFTDEDAKVLSVSSDQYIAPSLWEQGKAFSQTKQALIRQGKKGSYREIAAIEGLSHTAIADSLKAYEQIPVDVVSLYPTANHLGREAAKKLIAAIQEHNEAFKQKVAEYDSDKLTTEMVSDEKRAVLLTNYLTTFSKAEARNVALLENDYVKVQKNIKSGAITVKIDDRVITEKRLEQLEKLLASFN from the coding sequence ATGGCTAGAAAACGTAAAAACGACACACGCATCGACCCATTTGCAACTCCCGTTGAAGGAAGTAGCCTGGATGATCTTTTAGATCAGGCCAAAGTTGGCGATGTGATCACTATGCCGGCTCCTAGCGATCCAAACAGGACGATCACCCTGATCTGTAAAGTGATCAAACACAATGAGATTGATCAGATCACAAAAGTGTATGGTGATAATCGTCGTGACCAAACATTACTGAATGAGCGTTCAGTTGCTGATATTTTGCCAGCTATACAGTCTGATAAGCGTAATTTGCATCCAGCCTTATGTTGGGAAAAAGGTTCTGTGCATGAAGTTTTATCGGGCTCCAGACGCAGAAAAGCCTGCTTATTGGGTGGTGCTGATTATGTAATTTTAACTTCAGCGGATTTTACCGACGAAGATGCGAAAGTGCTTTCTGTCTCTTCAGATCAATATATCGCACCCAGTTTGTGGGAACAGGGAAAAGCATTTTCTCAGACTAAACAGGCGCTAATTCGGCAAGGAAAGAAAGGTTCATATCGAGAGATTGCAGCGATTGAAGGGTTGTCTCACACAGCCATTGCAGATTCGTTAAAAGCCTATGAGCAAATTCCAGTTGATGTAGTGAGCCTCTATCCAACAGCAAATCACTTAGGTCGGGAAGCTGCCAAAAAGCTCATTGCGGCGATTCAGGAGCATAACGAAGCCTTTAAACAGAAAGTGGCTGAATACGACTCTGATAAACTCACAACAGAAATGGTTAGCGATGAAAAGCGTGCTGTGTTACTTACCAACTATCTGACAACCTTTTCCAAGGCTGAAGCCAGAAACGTCGCGTTACTTGAGAATGACTATGTCAAAGTGCAAAAAAACATTAAAAGTGGCGCTATTACTGTAAAAATTGACGATCGTGTGATTACAGAAAAACGCCTGGAACAATTAGAGAAATTGCTCGCAAGTTTCAATTAG
- a CDS encoding AAA family ATPase: protein MSINSNALSTYRLLKATAEVAEKSLEGRIQHYRAHLKSEDKELRTYTQKAAADLLGVNNRTLKRRHDQGDFDHLAIQKGANGHYAYTLANIFSMAEILGIQADHRKSDDKLQVIVINSLKGGCGKTTSLVNIAAALATTNIKRYRIGIIDLDPQGSSSSFFPSQDPEPITVGDLMRDCIELDEDETWDQLVSDAFRETHIPNIRVLPSGMDDFYFEHETATELKESSSYAQTRHYHKLKEKVIEPVSEQFDIILIDTAPSLNFMFYNALMASTAMLIPVHPEAVDFDANNKYLKRLGEIYHTVAALGHEGWDFMQFLVTNYVKGNHSQRDIVKDVRSAFGRQVMSYPINHSSAITASSSSFNTIFDQKTSDSLASRESLIKSQENIKDVVDELEMLIRSNWPSTQSSLDQ from the coding sequence ATGTCTATCAATAGCAATGCGCTCTCAACCTATCGGCTGCTGAAAGCAACCGCTGAAGTAGCTGAAAAGTCCCTTGAAGGCCGAATTCAGCATTATCGTGCACATCTTAAAAGCGAAGATAAAGAACTTCGCACTTATACGCAAAAAGCAGCAGCAGACTTACTTGGTGTAAACAACAGAACACTAAAAAGACGCCATGATCAAGGCGATTTTGACCATTTAGCAATTCAAAAAGGGGCAAATGGTCATTATGCCTATACATTGGCTAATATTTTTTCAATGGCTGAAATCTTAGGGATCCAAGCTGATCACAGAAAATCAGACGACAAACTTCAAGTTATCGTCATCAATAGTTTAAAAGGTGGTTGTGGTAAAACAACCAGTCTTGTCAATATCGCAGCAGCCTTAGCGACAACAAATATCAAGCGATACCGTATTGGGATCATTGATCTTGATCCCCAAGGATCATCATCAAGCTTTTTTCCTTCACAAGATCCTGAGCCCATCACCGTAGGTGATCTAATGCGAGATTGTATTGAACTTGATGAAGATGAAACATGGGACCAGTTGGTGTCAGATGCATTTAGAGAAACACACATTCCTAATATTCGCGTTTTACCGTCAGGCATGGATGATTTTTATTTTGAGCATGAGACCGCCACTGAACTAAAAGAATCATCAAGCTATGCTCAGACTCGTCACTATCATAAATTGAAGGAGAAAGTCATAGAGCCAGTTTCAGAGCAATTTGATATTATCCTGATAGATACTGCTCCTTCTCTTAATTTCATGTTCTACAATGCATTGATGGCGTCTACAGCTATGTTGATACCTGTACATCCAGAAGCCGTCGACTTTGATGCAAATAATAAGTATCTAAAACGATTGGGTGAGATTTACCATACAGTTGCTGCGCTTGGACATGAAGGCTGGGATTTTATGCAATTCCTGGTAACCAATTATGTTAAAGGTAACCATTCTCAGCGTGACATCGTCAAAGATGTGCGTAGTGCCTTTGGCCGTCAGGTAATGAGTTATCCTATCAACCATAGCTCAGCGATTACAGCGAGTTCCTCTTCGTTCAATACGATATTCGATCAGAAAACGTCAGATTCATTGGCAAGTCGTGAGTCTCTGATCAAATCTCAGGAAAATATTAAAGACGTGGTCGATGAACTTGAGATGTTGATCCGTTCAAATTGGCCTTCAACTCAGTCATCTCTCGATCAGTAA
- a CDS encoding DNA replication terminus site-binding protein translates to MKSKLSIRSHFDYLFEQISLFCEEIKQADITQAYYFKLPPVQKKDELSAPDSVHVEKLTGQDAFSHCISSYKDLFIDKKESGKVLTRHPGILLVNDPKNEIRNRLVEINLAKDAFKELILEITNNDARFEAVHSAVPSLVTLAAYRKIHFEQAVPYSVRFTWMTKHSTKTLSKKAALDILQRSSQYTNPRAIDQNNWQSIVEQERVRVSSLSDSAKLRIRRPTRVSPEVNVRFSAKNRYHVSGALPFILLNPQKETKIGELKNYSRDGNDPRKKEYNYLIERIYLETING, encoded by the coding sequence ATGAAAAGTAAGCTTTCCATACGCTCTCATTTTGATTACCTTTTTGAGCAAATCTCATTATTTTGTGAAGAAATTAAGCAAGCAGACATAACTCAAGCTTACTATTTCAAATTACCTCCAGTACAAAAGAAAGATGAACTCTCTGCGCCAGATAGTGTTCATGTAGAAAAACTAACAGGTCAGGATGCATTCAGCCATTGTATCTCTTCCTACAAAGATCTCTTTATTGACAAAAAAGAAAGTGGCAAGGTACTCACCAGACATCCAGGGATACTTTTAGTAAATGATCCCAAAAACGAGATACGAAATAGACTGGTAGAAATAAATTTAGCAAAAGATGCCTTCAAAGAACTTATTCTTGAAATCACAAATAATGATGCAAGATTTGAAGCTGTGCACAGTGCGGTCCCCAGTTTAGTTACTCTAGCAGCATATAGAAAAATACATTTCGAGCAAGCTGTTCCCTACTCTGTACGTTTCACCTGGATGACAAAACACTCTACCAAAACACTCTCAAAAAAAGCAGCTCTTGATATACTTCAACGGTCTTCCCAATACACAAACCCCAGAGCAATTGATCAGAATAATTGGCAGTCAATTGTAGAGCAAGAACGTGTTAGAGTTTCAAGTCTATCTGACTCTGCAAAGTTGAGGATCAGACGCCCAACTCGAGTGAGCCCGGAAGTAAACGTTCGTTTTAGCGCAAAAAATAGGTATCACGTAAGCGGTGCGTTACCTTTCATTTTGCTAAACCCTCAAAAAGAAACAAAAATTGGTGAATTAAAAAATTACAGTCGTGATGGCAATGATCCAAGGAAAAAAGAATACAATTACCTGATCGAGAGAATCTATTTAGAAACGATTAATGGTTGA
- a CDS encoding transposase: MKEKRITCWLDYNKPLIARGNIQLWFSQDAIVQWNNTQHHGGKGRFIHFSELAIETCLTLRAVFRLSLL, translated from the coding sequence TTGAAAGAAAAGCGTATCACCTGCTGGCTCGATTACAACAAACCCCTTATCGCCAGAGGTAACATCCAACTTTGGTTTTCCCAGGATGCAATTGTGCAGTGGAACAACACGCAACATCACGGCGGTAAAGGGCGATTTATTCATTTCTCTGAGCTGGCGATTGAGACCTGCCTGACTTTGCGCGCTGTATTTCGCTTGTCTCTTCTCTGA
- a CDS encoding class II 3-deoxy-7-phosphoheptulonate synthase produces MKPWSPDSWRDHPIVQQPEYPDKIALESVEKQINAAPPLVFAEETRSLYKSLADVCEGKAFLLQGGDCAESFADFSATNIRDTFKTLLQMAVVLTYGGKCPVVKIARMAGQYAKPRSSDFETINGVALPSYRGDIVNSFEFTEEARIPDPKRLLTAYHHSASTLNLLRAFAQGGLADLHQVSRWNMSFVAANPMKEKFQQLANRIQEALEFMEVCGIDSSVAPSLKETHLYTSHEALLLGYEQALTRRDHLSGDWYDCSAHFVWIGERTRQLDHAHIEFFRGIKNPIGVKVGPGMKPDELIQLIDALNPENIPGRLTLITRMGADILPEKLPALVRKVQEEGRKVVWSSDPMHGNTEKASTGYKTRSFNNILREISQFFAVHKAEGSYPGGVHLEMTGQHVTECIGGAYGLSDEDLAQRYRTQCDPRLNADQVLELGFLVADLLKDARNRV; encoded by the coding sequence ATGAAGCCTTGGAGTCCAGATAGCTGGAGAGATCATCCGATAGTTCAGCAACCTGAATACCCGGATAAAATTGCGCTTGAGTCAGTTGAGAAGCAAATCAACGCGGCGCCACCTTTAGTATTTGCAGAGGAAACACGCAGCCTTTATAAAAGTCTTGCTGATGTTTGTGAAGGCAAAGCTTTCTTATTGCAGGGTGGAGATTGTGCAGAGTCCTTTGCTGATTTTAGTGCTACTAATATCAGAGACACTTTCAAAACACTGTTGCAGATGGCAGTTGTTCTGACTTATGGCGGAAAGTGCCCAGTTGTCAAAATAGCAAGAATGGCTGGTCAATATGCTAAGCCAAGATCATCTGATTTCGAGACCATCAATGGCGTTGCGTTACCATCTTACAGAGGCGACATCGTAAATAGTTTTGAGTTTACAGAAGAGGCACGCATACCGGATCCTAAAAGGTTGCTGACAGCTTATCACCACAGTGCATCGACACTGAACCTGCTTAGAGCATTTGCACAGGGTGGCCTTGCAGACTTACATCAGGTTAGTCGATGGAATATGAGCTTCGTTGCAGCTAACCCAATGAAAGAAAAGTTTCAACAGTTGGCAAACAGGATCCAGGAAGCTTTAGAGTTTATGGAAGTGTGCGGAATCGATTCATCCGTCGCGCCAAGCCTTAAAGAAACACATTTATATACTTCACATGAAGCTTTATTGTTAGGGTATGAACAAGCACTCACGCGTCGCGACCATCTAAGTGGAGACTGGTACGATTGTTCCGCGCATTTTGTCTGGATCGGTGAAAGGACTAGACAATTAGATCATGCACATATTGAATTCTTTAGAGGAATTAAAAACCCGATTGGTGTAAAGGTTGGCCCTGGTATGAAACCAGACGAGCTTATCCAACTTATCGACGCGCTCAACCCAGAGAATATCCCGGGCAGACTTACTTTGATCACGCGAATGGGGGCAGACATCTTGCCAGAAAAGCTACCAGCCTTGGTGAGAAAAGTTCAGGAAGAAGGACGTAAAGTAGTTTGGAGTTCAGATCCAATGCATGGCAATACTGAAAAAGCCAGCACAGGATATAAAACTCGAAGCTTCAATAATATACTACGTGAAATCAGTCAGTTCTTCGCTGTACATAAAGCTGAAGGGTCCTACCCAGGCGGTGTACACCTGGAAATGACAGGTCAGCACGTTACGGAATGTATCGGCGGAGCTTATGGACTTTCAGACGAGGACTTAGCTCAGCGCTATCGAACACAATGCGATCCGCGCTTGAACGCAGATCAAGTCTTAGAGCTAGGCTTCCTGGTTGCAGACTTGTTGAAAGACGCAAGAAACCGAGTTTAA
- a CDS encoding pyruvate, water dikinase regulatory protein — protein sequence MRTAFYISDGTAITSEVFGHATLSMFPVDFNHKTIPFVETVEKAEKIKDLINETAATSGEKPLVFFTFVNPVLSDIILASDGVCYDFLSYSSEIVKRELKVAPVPKVHRTHSIHEATYDFRIDAVNYALANDDGANVKDYEKADIILVGVSRSGKTPTSLYLALQYGIKAANYPMTEDDLEKGTLPKCLTPFKHKIFGLTIDPERLSAIRQERMANSRYASIRQCRIEVREVEMLFKKNRIPYLNSTKFSVEEISAKIMSETNLERRKY from the coding sequence ATGAGAACTGCATTTTATATATCAGACGGGACGGCGATTACGTCAGAAGTGTTCGGTCATGCTACCCTATCAATGTTTCCTGTGGACTTTAACCACAAAACTATTCCATTTGTCGAAACTGTAGAGAAAGCAGAAAAAATCAAAGATTTAATCAATGAGACAGCGGCAACCAGTGGCGAAAAACCGCTAGTATTTTTCACTTTTGTAAACCCGGTTTTGTCAGATATCATTTTGGCGTCCGATGGCGTTTGCTATGACTTCCTATCTTATTCTAGTGAAATTGTAAAAAGAGAGCTAAAAGTAGCACCTGTTCCAAAAGTACACAGAACACACAGTATTCATGAAGCGACTTATGATTTCAGAATTGATGCTGTCAACTATGCGTTGGCCAACGACGATGGTGCAAATGTCAAAGATTACGAAAAGGCGGATATAATTCTGGTCGGCGTAAGCCGAAGCGGAAAGACACCAACCAGTCTTTATCTTGCTCTACAGTACGGCATTAAAGCAGCAAATTATCCTATGACAGAAGACGATTTGGAAAAAGGCACACTACCTAAGTGTTTAACTCCGTTCAAACATAAAATATTCGGTTTGACCATAGATCCGGAGCGACTGTCTGCAATCAGGCAAGAGCGCATGGCTAACTCGCGATACGCTTCTATTCGCCAATGCAGGATTGAAGTACGGGAAGTTGAAATGCTGTTTAAAAAGAACAGGATCCCCTACCTGAACTCTACCAAGTTTTCTGTTGAAGAAATTTCTGCAAAGATAATGTCAGAGACAAACTTAGAAAGGCGTAAATATTGA
- the ppsA gene encoding phosphoenolpyruvate synthase, producing MQDYVLWYQELGMQDVPRVGGKNASLGEMISNLANAGVQVPGGFATTADAFNEFLEQSGLNEKIHTILDTLDVDDVNELAKVGAQIRQWVIDTPFQPELDQAIRKAYTSLHGDENNDVSFAVRSSATAEDMPDASFAGQQETFLNVKGIDAVMVAIKHVFASLFNDRAISYRVHQGYDHRGVALSAGIQRMVRSDKASSGVMFTIDTESGFEDVVFVTSSYGLGEMVVQGAVNPDEFYVHKPTLAKGLPAVVRRNIGSKAIQMVYSTDESHGKQVEIVDMEPELSNKFSITDSEVEELAKQAVIIEKHYGRPMDIEWAKDGNDGKLYIVQARPETVRSNEDANVMERYQLKEKSNVVCEGRAIGHKIGSGVVRVLNSIDEMDKVEQGDILVTDMTDPDWEPIMKRAAAIVTNRGGRTCHAAIIARELGIPAVVGCGNATDTIKHGDEVTVSCAEGDTGYIYQGKLDFEVISSRIDSMPEIPMKIMMNVGNPDRAFDFAKLPHAGIGLARLEFIINRMIGVHPKALINFDTQPADLQAEIKDIIAGYESPVEFYIAKLVEGISTLGAAFAPERVIVRMSDFKSNEYANLVGGQQYEPEEENPMIGFRGASRYISEDFRECFALECEAIKRVRNGMGLDNVEIMIPFVRTLEEAAQVIQLLEEHGLKRGENGLKVIMMCELPSNALLAEEFLEYFDGFSIGSNDLTQLTLGLDRDSGLIAHLFDERNPAIKKLLSMAIQTAKAKGKYVGICGQGPSDHEDFAAWLVDQGIDSVSLNPDTVLETWLYLAEQNKA from the coding sequence GTGCAAGACTACGTTCTCTGGTATCAAGAATTAGGTATGCAAGACGTACCTAGAGTTGGTGGTAAAAACGCTTCTCTGGGTGAAATGATATCTAACCTTGCCAATGCAGGTGTACAAGTACCCGGTGGATTCGCGACTACGGCAGACGCCTTTAATGAGTTCTTAGAGCAATCAGGCCTCAATGAAAAAATCCACACCATTCTCGATACTCTCGATGTTGACGACGTCAACGAACTTGCCAAAGTCGGCGCCCAAATCCGTCAATGGGTAATCGACACACCATTCCAGCCAGAATTAGACCAAGCCATTCGTAAGGCTTATACGTCACTCCACGGTGATGAAAACAACGATGTCTCCTTCGCAGTGCGTTCATCAGCGACCGCAGAAGATATGCCAGACGCATCTTTTGCCGGACAGCAAGAAACTTTCCTGAATGTGAAAGGTATAGATGCGGTGATGGTTGCTATCAAACACGTTTTTGCATCACTGTTTAATGACCGCGCAATATCTTATCGAGTTCACCAAGGCTACGACCACCGCGGCGTTGCGCTTTCTGCTGGCATCCAGCGCATGGTTCGTTCAGACAAAGCGTCTTCAGGTGTAATGTTCACCATAGATACAGAATCGGGTTTTGAAGATGTCGTTTTTGTCACGTCAAGCTATGGTCTTGGCGAAATGGTAGTTCAAGGCGCTGTAAATCCGGATGAATTTTACGTTCACAAACCAACACTTGCTAAAGGCTTACCAGCAGTTGTTAGACGTAATATCGGTTCTAAAGCAATTCAAATGGTGTATTCAACCGACGAATCTCATGGCAAACAAGTTGAGATCGTTGATATGGAGCCAGAATTATCTAACAAATTCTCAATCACAGATAGCGAAGTCGAAGAACTGGCCAAGCAAGCTGTTATCATCGAAAAGCACTACGGTCGTCCAATGGACATTGAATGGGCTAAAGATGGCAACGATGGTAAACTCTATATTGTACAGGCTCGTCCAGAAACAGTGCGTTCTAATGAAGATGCGAACGTTATGGAACGCTATCAGCTTAAAGAGAAGTCAAACGTAGTTTGCGAAGGTCGCGCGATTGGCCATAAAATTGGCAGCGGTGTGGTACGTGTACTCAATTCTATCGATGAAATGGATAAAGTTGAGCAGGGTGACATCCTGGTTACCGACATGACAGACCCGGATTGGGAACCTATCATGAAACGCGCTGCGGCAATTGTTACCAACCGTGGTGGACGTACCTGTCATGCTGCAATTATCGCTCGTGAGCTTGGCATTCCTGCAGTGGTTGGTTGCGGCAACGCAACAGACACCATCAAACACGGCGACGAAGTAACCGTTTCTTGTGCAGAGGGTGACACTGGTTACATCTACCAGGGTAAACTAGACTTCGAAGTCATTTCTTCACGCATTGACTCAATGCCTGAAATTCCTATGAAGATAATGATGAATGTGGGCAACCCAGATCGAGCATTTGACTTCGCTAAGCTGCCGCATGCAGGTATTGGTCTCGCTCGTCTAGAGTTCATCATTAACCGCATGATCGGTGTGCACCCAAAAGCACTTATTAATTTTGATACTCAGCCGGCTGACCTTCAAGCTGAAATCAAAGATATCATTGCGGGATATGAGTCTCCTGTAGAGTTCTATATCGCTAAACTGGTTGAAGGCATTTCAACACTAGGTGCAGCGTTTGCGCCAGAGCGTGTTATTGTTCGTATGTCTGACTTCAAGTCAAACGAGTACGCAAACTTGGTTGGCGGTCAACAGTACGAGCCGGAAGAAGAAAACCCAATGATTGGTTTCCGGGGTGCATCACGCTATATTTCGGAAGATTTCCGCGAGTGCTTCGCACTTGAATGTGAAGCTATTAAACGTGTTCGCAACGGAATGGGTCTGGACAACGTCGAGATTATGATTCCTTTCGTTCGTACACTTGAAGAAGCGGCTCAGGTTATTCAGCTTCTAGAAGAGCACGGCCTTAAGCGTGGGGAAAATGGCTTGAAGGTAATCATGATGTGTGAATTACCTTCAAATGCACTATTGGCAGAAGAGTTCCTTGAATATTTTGATGGATTCTCAATAGGTTCAAATGACCTGACTCAGCTTACTTTGGGTCTTGACCGAGATTCTGGTCTGATTGCACACTTGTTCGATGAGCGTAACCCGGCCATCAAAAAACTGCTTTCTATGGCAATTCAGACAGCCAAAGCAAAAGGCAAATACGTTGGTATTTGTGGCCAAGGTCCATCGGATCATGAAGACTTTGCAGCTTGGTTAGTTGATCAAGGCATTGACTCTGTATCACTTAACCCTGATACAGTGCTTGAAACTTGGCTATATCTTGCTGAGCAAAACAAAGCTTAA